The Erythrobacter sp. genome segment CGGCTTCGATGGTGGCCCTGAGGTGATCGAGCCGCTCCTGCCAGATTTGGGTCATGTCCGGGTCCCCTTGTTCGTCATCCCGGACTTGATCCGGGATCCCGCTTCATTTGCGACACTGCGCGCTCCTACCAAGCGGGACCCCGGATCAAGTCCGGGGTGACGGTGAGGGGCAAAGCTCGTGTTCATCATCCCGCCGCAATGATCCCGCCATCCACCGCCAGCATCGCGCCATTGATGAACGAAGCCTCGTCGCTGAGCAGGAAAGCCGCAGCCTGCGCCACGTCGTCCACTGTGCCGTTGCGGCGCAGGGGAATGCTTTTCGCCCGCGCTGCATATTGCTCCGCCGTCACGAACCCTTCGGTCGCTGGCGTCGGCACGGAACCCGGCGCAATCGCGTTCACCCGCACCCCGCGCGGGCCGAGTTCGCCCGCCAACACCTTGGTAAGCCCGGCAATCCCGGCCTTGATCGTGGTATAGGCACCGGTATTGGGCCGCCCGCGATAGGCGACCGGGCTCGAGTAGTTGAGGATGCTCCCCGGCACCCCCTCGTCGCGGTTGGCGAGGAACGCCTGCACCCCCCAGAACACGCTCTTGAGTCCTGCCGAAAGCATCCGGTCGAGCGTCTCCTCGGTCACCGCCTCGATCGGTTCGTACACCAGCACGCTGGCGTTGTTGATCACTGCCCGCAGCGGCCCGGCATCCTTGGCGAAGCAATCGGCGGCATCGAAGAACGCCTGCCGCTGCCCGCAATCGGCCTGATAGGCGAAGGCGCATCCGCCCGCTGCCACGATGCCCTCGGCACAGGCATGGGCGCTGTCGCCGTCGATCTCGACGATCCCGACAATCGCTCCCTCGCCCGCCAGATGCCGCGCAATCCCCGCGCCCAGCCCGCGACCGGCACCCGAAATCAGGATCGGCTGGCCGAGGAATCGTTGGGCAAACCGCATCAGTCCATCCCGAACAGTTTCGCGGTGTAATGGCTGTCCATATATTCGCGCATCGCGTCGATCTTGCCGTTCGAAATCTCGAACACCCAGCAATAGTCGTTGTCGTAGACCTTGCCGTCCGAGGTCCGCCCGGTCGAATTGCTTTCGACGCAGACCCAGCCGTCACGTGAAAACATGGAGTGGACATGCACCTTGGGATCGCCGGGTTCGAACATCCCGCGCACCGGGGCGAGGAACTTGTCGATGATGTCCATGCCCACGTGCCGCCCGGCTCCGGCGATATCCTTTACCTTGGGCTCCCACACGCTGGCCTCGTGGTAGAAGCCGCGCAGCTTTTCCAGATCGCCGCTGGAAAGGACGGCGAAGAAATCGAGCACCAGTTGCTCTTGCGGGTTGGCGGCCTGCACCATCAGGCAAGTCCTCTCGCTTCGTCGCTAGGTGGGGGAAGATCGGGCATGGGGCCACCCATGTGCAGCACCACGCGGCCCCGGCGGCTCTGGAATCGCCACGCGCCTTCGTTCTTTACATAATGGTCCTCGAACTCGCCGACGTAGATCCCGCCCGCTTCCTGCGGCGGCTCTATGGAACCGTGGCTGGAGAGCATGGTGAGGGTATTGGTCCCGCGCGCCTCGGTCTTGGAGATCACCTCCACCAGCACATTGGTAACGATGTGCCGCACCAGTATCGGCGGACGGTCGCGGAAAATCGCCTGCACCCGGTCGCGACCGTGGAAAGGATAATCGGGCTGGAACGGGCGGGCGAAATCGCAATTCTCGGTGAACAGATCGGCGAGCGCGGCGTGATCGCCACTGTCCGCAAATCTGGCGAACAGCAGCGGCAGTTTGCCGCACGCCGCTTCTATCCGGGCGCGTTTTTCGGCGTTCATTCCCCGGCTCCTTCAGCATCGATCTCGGCGAAAGCTTCATTGACGATGCGGAAGCTGTCTACCGCCGCCGGGATGCCGGCATAGACGCCGACCTGCAGCAGCACTTCACGGATTTCCTCACGGCTGAGCCCGTTGTTGAGCGCGCCGCGCGTGTGGATCTTCAATTCGTGGCTGCGCCCCAGCACGGCGATCATGGCGAGGTTGATCAGGCTTCGATCGCGCCGGGGCAGTTCCTCCTCGCGCCCCCAGGCCCAGCCCCAGCAATGGCTCGCCACCATTTCCTGGAGCGGCTCGTTAAACGGGTTGGGATTGGCTGTCGCACGATCGACATAGGCATCGCCGAGCACCTCGCGGCGGATTTTCATGCCCTTGTCGTAGAGTTCCTTGTCCATCATTCGTCCCTTCAAAGACATGAGTAGGCCGCATCGATCAGCCGCCGCGCGCGCGGGCCGTTGTCGCCCACGGCGTGCATCCGGTTGCAGCAATAGGAAAAGCCGATCCGCGCATCGGGATCGCCGAAGCCGATCGATCCGCCTAGGCCGTGATGCCCGAAACTGCGCGGGTTCGGCCCCATGTACACCGCTTGCGGAGTGTTGAGCAGCACGCCGTTGGCCTGATGGTACGGCCTATCCTGCAACAGCTCGATCTGCTGGTGCTGCTCGGCAATCATCGCT includes the following:
- a CDS encoding SDR family oxidoreductase; the encoded protein is MRFAQRFLGQPILISGAGRGLGAGIARHLAGEGAIVGIVEIDGDSAHACAEGIVAAGGCAFAYQADCGQRQAFFDAADCFAKDAGPLRAVINNASVLVYEPIEAVTEETLDRMLSAGLKSVFWGVQAFLANRDEGVPGSILNYSSPVAYRGRPNTGAYTTIKAGIAGLTKVLAGELGPRGVRVNAIAPGSVPTPATEGFVTAEQYAARAKSIPLRRNGTVDDVAQAAAFLLSDEASFINGAMLAVDGGIIAAG
- a CDS encoding nuclear transport factor 2 family protein, which translates into the protein MVQAANPQEQLVLDFFAVLSSGDLEKLRGFYHEASVWEPKVKDIAGAGRHVGMDIIDKFLAPVRGMFEPGDPKVHVHSMFSRDGWVCVESNSTGRTSDGKVYDNDYCWVFEISNGKIDAMREYMDSHYTAKLFGMD
- a CDS encoding nuclear transport factor 2 family protein, which codes for MNAEKRARIEAACGKLPLLFARFADSGDHAALADLFTENCDFARPFQPDYPFHGRDRVQAIFRDRPPILVRHIVTNVLVEVISKTEARGTNTLTMLSSHGSIEPPQEAGGIYVGEFEDHYVKNEGAWRFQSRRGRVVLHMGGPMPDLPPPSDEARGLA
- a CDS encoding carboxymuconolactone decarboxylase family protein; the encoded protein is MDKELYDKGMKIRREVLGDAYVDRATANPNPFNEPLQEMVASHCWGWAWGREEELPRRDRSLINLAMIAVLGRSHELKIHTRGALNNGLSREEIREVLLQVGVYAGIPAAVDSFRIVNEAFAEIDAEGAGE